In the Naumovozyma dairenensis CBS 421 chromosome 4, complete genome genome, one interval contains:
- the SYO1 gene encoding Syo1p (similar to Saccharomyces cerevisiae YDL063C; ancestral locus Anc_4.248), translating into MGKSKKRSRASKARLNPLANNNDKGALNKKDANLVTKKIQPLLNQLKSSVPNDRNMALNSVTVLCEDPHMRGLFLKEKLIQTILTNLLTDENIEIVVESYGLLRNLALEEGYDVSMYLWRSDIWKSITLGFEKIVTSLNVMVSPSNDNTKSFGESKRLLFDFIDNLLSLVIALSNGSNSILDDILSTEKTSQLFQLIIEILKFGHNKNNLPTKVFNQILDFIYDFSSESFEFIDAVKENEPIMSWLTSLFTNPESLNGDVLTETLIKGIFLQFQDDNLTISQCEQLLSSLIKTTQETSLSLEKIERDLSVTIEDEELIKQSNNIANTGEKLKDYTKRRSLAQIKLQHIEISLDIITGTIESAAIIMTSNNNTTEDFNGINNLLLDPTMIPQLLLRLFDAFTARCLIIWNNLLWYALDAGFGVELVTLPEYKLIWDSIFKLNDEEFINKDIGVLIGKYSTIWVFLKIIMTIANKDESNQLLQNVGLLNNSNFITGLQNKLIITTSGTADNGNANEDLELKQKYVSVLNCLAMIPGQDVKINQQIGQFFLEQMNSENTVVSTTIDIFSSFCEIYSDGNFEYDETVFVQGGFLQILKDKIMPVFKSRFKLVDKNKEPELKERCREAFNTLERFIQYKETERS; encoded by the coding sequence atgggtaaatcaaagaaaagatcCAGAGCCTCCAAAGCCCGTCTAAATCCTCTGGCTAACAACAATGATAAAGGTgctttaaataaaaaagatgCTAATTTAGTCACCAAGAAGATCCAaccattattaaatcaattgaaaagttcAGTACCAAATGATAGAAATATGGCATTGAATAGTGTCACTGTTCTTTGTGAAGATCCACATATGAGAGGGTTATTCttgaaagagaaattaATTCAAACTATATTAACTAATTTGTTAACTGATgagaatattgaaattgtaGTGGAATCATATGGGTTGTTAAGAAATTTAGCATTAGAGGAAGGTTATGACGTTTCAATGTATCTATGGAGATCAGATATTTGGAAAAGTATTACTCTTGGGTTTGAAAAAATAGTTACATCATTGAATGTGATGGTGTCTCcttcaaatgataatacGAAAAGCTTCGGTGAATCTAAgagattattatttgattttattgACAATTTATTATCGTTAGTCATCGCATTATCTAATGGTTCCAATAGTATCTTGGATGATATCCTAAGCACTGAGAAAACTTCACAACTATTTCAACTTATAATagaaattttaaaattcGGTCATAACAAGAATAACTTACCCACAAAAGTTTTCAATCAAATCCTTGATTTCATTTATGATTTCAGTTCAGAATCCTTTGAATTTATCGATGCCGTTAAGGAAAATGAACCAATCATGTCATGGCTTACATCATTATTCACCAATCCAGAATCATTAAATGGTGATGTTCTAACAGAAACATTAATTAAGGGTATTTTTTTACAATTTCAAGATGACAATTTGACCATATCACAATGTGAACAACTTCTTTCTAGTTTGATTAAAACGACACAAGAGacttcattatcattggAAAAGATTGAAAGAGATTTATCAGTTactattgaagatgaagaactAATTAAAcaaagtaataatattgcCAACACGggagaaaaattaaaagattataCGAAGAGACGTTCATTAGCACAAATAAAATTACAACatattgaaatatcattagatattattactgGTACTATTGAAAGTGcagcaataataatgacgtcgaataataatacaacaGAAGACTTCAATGGGATCAATAACTTGTTGTTGGATCCTACGATGATTCCTCAATTACTTTTAAGGTTATTTGATGCATTTACAGCGAGATGTCTTATCATTTGGAATAATTTGTTATGGTATGCGTTAGATGCAGGATTTGGTGTGGAATTAGTGACATTACCGGAGTATAAACTAATTTGGGACtccattttcaaattaaatgatgaagaatttattaataaagacATTGGTGTATTGATTGGGAAATATAGTACTATTTGGGTATTCTTAAAGATTATTATGACTATTGCTAATAAGGATGAAAGTAATCAATTACTTCAAAATGTTGGTTTActtaataatagtaattttattacaggattacaaaataaattaattattacTACTTCAGGAACTGCTGATAATGGTAATGCCAATGAGGATTTAGAATTGAAGCAAAAATATGTTTCTGTTTTAAATTGTCTTGCAATGATACCTGGTCAAGATGTTAAGATTAATCAACAAATTGGGCAATTTTTCTTGGAACAAATGAATTCTGAGAATACTGTGGTATCGACCACTATTGATATATTCAGTTCATTTTGTGAGATATATTCTGATGGcaattttgaatatgatgaaACAGTTTTTGTTCAAGGTGGATTtttacaaatattaaagGATAAAATAATGCCCGTATTCAAATCAAGATTTAAATTGgttgataaaaataaagaaccGGAGTTGAAAGAGAGATGTAGGGAAGCTTTTAATACGTTAGAAagatttattcaatataaaGAAACTGAAAGATCATGA
- the RPS29B gene encoding 40S ribosomal protein uS14 (similar to Saccharomyces cerevisiae RPS29B (YDL061C) and RPS29A (YLR388W); ancestral locus Anc_4.245): MAHENVWFSHPRRYGKGSRQCRVCSSHTGLVRKYDLNICRQCFRERANDIGFYKYR, from the coding sequence ATGGCTCACGAAAACGTTTGGTTCTCCCACCCAAGAAGATACGGTAAAGGTTCCCGTCAATGTCGTGTTTGTTCTTCTCATACTGGTTTAGTCAGAAAGTATGACTTGAACATCTGTCGTCAATGTTTCAGAGAAAGGGCTAACGACATTGGTTTCTACAAATACagataa
- the USO1 gene encoding Uso1p (similar to Saccharomyces cerevisiae USO1 (YDL058W); ancestral locus Anc_4.238) gives MDLIQGFIQQPKPQSVDETIPTLCDRIKNATLINDRRSAVLGIKAFSRQYRETVIASGLKPLLSTLQRDSIDDDMVRAILETLLILFIRGDGDVDLTRSWISQQSRLQNGKYPSPLLMKQEIENVDQFSLWIADALTQSEDLLHLIISFLETENFHIRLYTIQLLEAVMATRPLKARSAIISLPTSISTIVNLLDDIHEPVRDEAILLLMAVVNDSPHVQKLVAFENIFERLFNIIEEEGGLRGSLVVNDCLSLINNILKYNTSNQTLFLETGNLPKLAHVLNEPLVENEEFFWNDQRIININTTLDIVALNVEPGNMVTSKHQMVLLQSNVFMLVLRLAFFPTIPRKVRPIALLTAADIIRNNEYAQAEFTKIDVPYFDPSLPTVEKDTPQEETLSISVIDLLMNWILYANSVHTFDTRMAASELLKAYFYDNFQIQKDFLSHQIEVYTNSNSLSSNSTHTSVKSNAFEVLLNYDPDLKLNPYKLFFVTDLVMYLFNDENGEAMELKGLLKSLNHESVVVEGEQEEVDEQMSPIQTVLELLLTSLNSADIRIPISYTSLLIFWLYGDLNAVNDFVSNRANIEQLLTFSYQIQDEDITIKCMISMLLGVSYEFSSKDSPFPRKEYFEFFTKTIGRDNYSSRIKQFKNDSLFSKIDKSKLISHDLSFETDETGLPKIYFSEYFIHLFNDNFHRIINALNHSPDDEPVAKLSFETFEEIQLKCNDLKNEIQELQTSSRSSIDSLQLKLDTITKEFEETSGNLKTYELNNSNLQAKLSQLESELNEAKETLKKVNDECRELNKLKNENLQKLEKDNKKIQDLDTKLHKVQQELKISSEAKKKAHDDINKMSRDLIGLSREKQELEGKCGSLERDMKIKSNNFDQEKNKLNQKIQEKSKEIETLNKKLEELKNNITSLEKEKDGTALALQHWKSKFESHDALVPKLTEKLKSLATSFKLLEKEKLALENDFTKYRSEHSHQNAEFQKAIGDITKERDLLRSEKETLVANFSQLKELSDKLKTENSDHSAAYEAVKNELEESMLHMNEQLKELETEKAEGDQKLANLEEKLNMMKKQLEDKDQQLTKLCEGEANNKKQLVTAEETISSLKADKETFMEKLEASGLEVEKLQTELKDTKLQHGEAETRLTNMKKEHADKDIANNEKICSLEEDLKKQQIVMDKEKANAEELEEKLNEKETELADVLRNKAAIEKELTESSEKIKTLNAELEALTEKLNQNEMEAEKLRENLLKDQNASKEEISALENTLKELHSEKETQMEEKSKLESDIKSLETELDETKKKHASEIESLHEQIEKINEETKDFKAIIEKAASNLKRTESDLKVLKEKYTKNEEKLKIMEVASKEHAELKKKQESEYELLENRLKMLEEDVKLKEKELSEHKKSLLEAQEQEKSSTIELAKLKSAAADEKNKLEEEIKSCKVELKNKAQAFEKERKLLNEGSSSITKEYSEKVSELEDKLEAVNSAHQSKLEELDSLKTNMIELENKNSEQLKKEKASIVILEETISKQKKDIDNLHSEVEDSQEKCKNINKDLTKKLREMQSASETYDSNLKRMEETIEEKNVEIEKSSKSIEELEKELGSQQLKLKDLQNENTEVIKKNKDILDEKISEIGNLKEKNESLSEENETLSKSADQLKSEVSKRDEALKISKKVIDEYKVKDEQLSKLQSQLAQVNKEYSDSKQAMEDLQKRIGDAEENTKQFNNTKKDDEDKIKQLEKEVEDMKAKLELSESSVANDQLKISELEKIIEDNKEILLAEKEVNQKQEKSIQSLELEKKTVVEEKRKLEEKLDEESAQHIKKTETFAKENEEQKDELETLKEKLKTLEEQNQKFKNKLEDKSELDDLMLLVTELDEKNSKYRLKLEELGAELTSDDDDDDDDDDDDDEEDEDDGEEDDDEA, from the coding sequence ATGGATCTGATTCAAGGGTTTATCCAACAGCCGAAACCTCAATCGGTCGATGAAACAATTCCAACTTTATGTGATAGAATTAAGAATGCAactttaataaatgatagAAGATCTGCAGTTTTAGGAATAAAAGCTTTTAGTCGCCAATATCGTGAAACGGTCATCGCATCTGGTTTGAAACCACTATTGAGTACATTACAAAGGGATTCCATTGATGACGACATGGTCAGAGCCATCTTAGAGActttattgattttatttattagaGGTGATGGTGACGTTGATTTGACAAGATCATGGATTTCACAACAATCAAGACTACAAAATGGGAAATATCCATCTCCGTTATTAATGAAgcaagaaattgaaaatgtaGATCAATTCTCTTTATGGATTGCTGATGCATTGACTCAATCGGAAGATTTACTACATTTAATTATCTCATTCCTAGAAACAGAAAATTTCCACATCCGATTGTATACTAtacaattattagaagCAGTCATGGCGACGAGACCTTTGAAAGCAAGAAGTGCAATTATTAGTCTGCCCACAAGTATATCAACGATAGTGAATCTATTGGATGATATACATGAACCAGTAAGAGATGAGgctatcttattattaatggCTGTAGTTAATGATTCCCCTCATGTACAAAAATTGGTAGCTTTCgagaatatttttgaaagactatttaatattattgaagaagaaggtggATTACGAGGTTCATTAGTAGTCAATGACTGtctttcattaataaataatattttgaaatataacACCTCTAACCAAACATTATTCTTGGAAACTGGCAACCTTCCTAAACTAGCACATGTACTTAATGAACCCTTGGTCGAAAATGAAGAGTTCTTTTGGAATGATCAAcgaattattaatataaaCACAACATTAGATATCGTTGCCCTAAATGTTGAACCAGGGAACATGGTTACAAGTAAGCATCAAATGGTTCTTTTGCAATCCAATGTTTTCATGCTTGTCTTAAGGTTGGCATTTTTCCCAACTATCCCCAGAAAGGTAAGGCCAATTGCATTGTTGACTGCGGCTGAcataataagaaataatgaatatgcACAAGCagaatttacaaaaattgatGTTCCATATTTTGATCCATCTTTACCGACAGTTGAGAAAGACACACCTCAAGAGGAAACTTTATCTATTTCCGTCATTGACctattaatgaattggatCCTTTATGCAAATTCTGTCCATACTTTTGATACAAGAATGGCTGCTTCCGAATTACTGAAGGCATATTTTTACGACAACTTTCAGATTCAAAAAGATTTCTTATCCCATCAAATTGAAGTTTATACCAATAGCAATTCCTTGTCAAGCAATTCCACTCATACATCAGTGAAAAGCAATGCCTTCGAGGTATTGTTGAACTATGATCCAGATCTAAAACTAAACCCTTACAAACTTTTTTTCGTCACCGATCTTGTGATGTATTTATTCAATGACGAAAATGGTGAAGCTATGGAATTAAAGGGGCTATTAAAATCCTTAAATCATGAATCTGTAGTAGTTGAAGgagaacaagaagaagttgatgaaCAAATGAGTCCAATCCAGACTGTTTTGGAATTACTTTTAACATCATTAAATTCGGCGGATATCCGAATTCCAATTTCCTATACTTCACTTTTAATCTTTTGGTTATATGGTGACTTAAATGCCGTAAATGATTTCGTTTCAAATAGAGCAAATATCGAACAACTTTTAACATTCTCGTATCAAATACAGGATGAAGATATCACGATAAAGTGTATGATTAGCATGTTATTAGGTGTCTCATATGAATTCAGCTCCAAAGATTCACCTTTCCCAAGAAaggaatattttgaatttttcaccaAGACGATAGGTAGGGATAATTATTCATCTAGaattaaacaattcaaGAACGACTCcttattttccaaaatcgATAAAAGTAAACTTATATCACATGACTTATCATTCGAGACGGACGAAACTGGCTTACCTAAGATATATTTCAGTGAATACTTCATTCACCTTTTCAATGATAACTTCCATAGGATTATAAACGCATTGAACCATAGTCCAGATGATGAACCTGTAGCCAAACTATCATTTGAAACGTTTGAAGAGATACAACTTAAATGCAACGACCTAAAGAATGAGATTCAAGAACTACAAACTTCGAGCAGGAGCTCAATTGACTCTTTACAGTTAAAACTTGATACCATAACGAAggaatttgaagaaacaagtggtaatttgaaaacatatgaattgaataattcGAATTTACAAGCTAAACTTTCCCAATTGGAATCTGAATTAAATGAGGCTAAGGAgactttgaaaaaagtgAATGATGAGTGCCGCGAACTAAATAAGTTGaagaatgaaaatttacagaaattagaaaaggaCAACAAGAAGATCCAGGACCTTGATACCAAGTTGCATAAGGTACAgcaagaattgaaaatatccAGTGAGGCAAAGAAAAAGGCGcatgatgatattaataaaatgaGCCGTGATTTAATAGGACTCTCAAGAGAAAAGCAGGAACTCGAAGGGAAATGTGGAAGCTTAGAAAGGgatatgaaaataaaaagtaataatttcgatcaagagaaaaataaattgaacCAGAAAATTCAGGAAAAatctaaagaaattgagactttaaataaaaagttggaagaattgaaaaacaatataaCTTCCcttgaaaaagaaaaagatggCACAGCTCTTGCTCTTCAGCATTGGAAATCTAAATTTGAAAGCCATGATGCCTTGGTTCCAAAGCTTACTGAAAAGCTAAAGTCGTTAGCCACTAGTTTCAAACTtttagaaaaagaaaaattggctttagaaaatgatttTACCAAATATAGATCAGAACACTCGCATCAAAATGCAGAATTTCAGAAGGCAATTGGTGATATAACTAAAGAAAGAGATTTGCTACGTTCTGAGAAGGAAACTCTGGTGGCTAATTTCTCTCAACTAAAAGAATTAAGTGATAAACTTAAAACGGAAAATTCCGATCATAGTGCTGCTTATGAAGCTGTCAAAAATGAACTTGAAGAATCTATGCTGCATATGAATGAGCAATTGAAAGAGCTTGAAACTGAAAAGGCAGAAGGCGATCAAAAACTTGCAaatttggaagaaaaattgaatatgatgaaaaagCAACTGGAAGACAAGGATCAGCAATTGACGAAATTATGTGAAGGAGAAGCtaacaataaaaaacaaCTAGTGACCGCAGAGGAgacaatatcatcattaaaagCAGATAAAGAGACGTTTATGGAAAAACTGGAAGCCTCTGGTTTggaagttgaaaaattacaaacCGAATTGAAAGATACTAAGCTTCAACACGGGGAAGCAGAAACACGTCTCACTAACATGAAGAAAGAGCATGCAGATAAAGATATAGCAAATAACGAAAAGATCTGCTCCTTAGAAGAAGATCtgaaaaaacaacaaattGTCATGGATAAGGAAAAAGCAAACGCCGAGGAgcttgaagaaaaattaaatgaaaaggaaaccGAATTGGCTGACGTTCTTCGTAATAAAGCTGCCATTGAAAAGGAACTTACCGAATCATCggagaaaataaagacCCTCAATGCAGAACTTGAAGCTTTGACAGAAAAACTAAATCAAAATGAAATGGAAGCCGAAAAGTTAAGAGAAAATCTTTTAAAGGATCAAAATGCTTCAAAGGAAGAAATATCAGCATTGGAAAATACACTAAAGGAATTACATTCCGAAAAAGAAACTCAAATGGAGGAAAAATCTAAATTGGAGTCTGATATCAAATCTCTCGAAACCGAGTTAGATGAAacgaaaaagaaacatgCTTCGGAAATAGAATCATTACatgaacaaattgaaaagattaatgaAGAAACGAAAGACTTCAAGGCAATTATTGAGAAGGCCGCTTCAAACTTAAAAAGGACTGAGAGTGACTTAAAAGTTCTCAAGGAGAAATACACCAAGAATGAAGAGAAActgaaaataatggaagTAGCTTCAAAAGAACATGCTGAgctaaagaagaaacaagagAGCGAGTATGAACTATTAGAAAACAGATTAAAGATGCTTGAAGAGGATGTTAAActaaaggaaaaagaattgTCAGAACATAAGAAGTCTCTTCTGGAAGCACAAGAACAGGAAAAATCCTCTACTATTGAACTAGCAAAACTGAAGTCAGCTGCAGCTGATGAAAAGAACAAactagaagaagaaataaaatcgTGTAAGGTAGAGTTGAAGAATAAAGCACAAGCTTtcgaaaaagaaagaaaactaTTGAATGAaggttcttcttctataaCAAAAGAATATTCGGAAAAGGTCAGTGAACTAGAGGATAAATTAGAAGCTGTAAACTCAGCTCACCAATctaaattagaagaacTGGACTCCTTGAAGACAAACATGATTGAATTGGAGAATAAAAATTCAGAGCAActaaaaaaggaaaaggcTAGTATTGTGATTCTTGAGGAAACTATTTCTAAACAAAAGAAGGATATTGATAACTTACATTCTGAGGTTGAGGATTCCCAAGAGAAATGtaagaatataaataaagaCTTAACTAAAAAGCTCCGGGAAATGCAGTCTGCTTCGGAAACATACGATTCTAACTTGAAGAGAATGGAAGAAaccattgaagaaaagaacgttgaaattgaaaaatcaagCAAAtccattgaagaattagaaaaagaGCTGGGTTCTCAGCAATTAAAGCTAAAAGATCTACAGAACGAAAACACAGAAgtgataaagaaaaataaagatatacttgatgaaaaaatttctgAGATCGGTAACTTAAAGGAGAAAAATGAGTCCTTGTCAGAAGAGAATGAAACTTTGTCGAAATCAGCAGATCAACTTAAGTCAGAGGTCAGTAAGAGAGATGAAGCTCTTAAGATTTCTAAGAAAGTAATCGATGAATACAAAGTTAAGGATGAACAATTATCCAAACTACAGTCTCAGTTAGCTCAAGTAAACAAAGAATATTCAGATTCTAAGCAGGCGATGGaagatttacaaaagaGAATTGGTGACGCTGAGGAAAATACTaaacaattcaataataccaagaaagatgatgaagataaaataaaacagCTTGAGAAGGAAGTAGAAGATATGAAAGCCAAGCTTGAATTATCTGAATCATCAGTTGCTAATGATCAATTAAAGATATCAGAATTGgagaaaattattgaagacAACAAGGAAATCTTGCTTGCAGAAAAAGAAGTCAATCAAAAGCAGGAAAAATCTATACAGTCACTTGAACTTGAGAAAAAAACAGTTGTGGAGGAAAAGAGAAAACTGGAAGAGAAACTGGATGAGGAATCTGCTCAGCatataaagaaaactgAGACATTTgctaaagaaaatgaagaacaaaaggACGAATTAGAGACCCTAAAAGAGAAACTGAAAACCCTTGAAGAACAGAATcagaaattcaaaaataagCTTGAAGATAAATCAGAACTTGATGATTTGATGCTTTTAGTTACTGAATTGGAcgaaaaaaatagtaaGTACCGCTTAAAATTAGAAGAGTTAGGGGCAGAATTGACGTctgatgacgatgacgatgatgatgatgacgatgatgacgatgagGAGGATGAGGACGATGGTGAGGAAGACGATGATGAAGCATAA
- the PEX19 gene encoding Pex19p (similar to Saccharomyces cerevisiae PEX19 (YDL065C); ancestral locus Anc_4.250), which translates to MSTHFSDEEEYDDLDDLLDEDPATLDQSDIKVKLNNTDSKDSINVINDNDKEEEKTRSISEKVEDNATIDNGTTNARSNANNKEVQNMIDEFAGLMKNQKKSQDESKNGDIDEEEDAKLMEKFTNVLNTLDNVTKHPQTSVKNDNTTTTTTTTTATNNVMGNDKEDDEEGGFHKIVSKTLDRLKENDKKINDKLSDENNGGKKNKNVSSSENGNPDDILSSLLDQLVQGGEQGEGDIGEDGMDNAILNILNQMSSKEVLHQPMKEMYLEFDEWFKDHREEEEFKDKIVTYDKQYLIIGKIVTLYEKDDYTNDLYRDEITNLLDELEQLGDTPVGNVNAGAANGSSNNNTTMDDFSKLLNIDGLGDDNMDGFDEKLKDTCNQQ; encoded by the coding sequence ATGAGTACTCACTTTTCagacgaagaagaatatgatgatttagatgatttattagatgaagatCCAGCAACTTTAGATCAATCGGATATAAAAGTTAAACTAAATAATACTGATTCTAAAGATTCCATTAATGTTATTAACGACAACGATAAGGAAGAGGAGAAAACCAGATCCATATCTGAAAAAGTAGAAGACAATGCTACTATCGACAACGGGACTACTAATGCAAGGAGTAAtgctaataataaagaggttcaaaatatgattgatgaatttgctggattgatgaagaatcaaaaaaaGTCCCAAGATGAATCAAAAAATGGGGATatagatgaagaagaagatgctAAATTAATGGAAAAATTCACTAATGTGCTTAATACATTAGATAATGTTACGAAGCATCCTCAAACATCTGTAAAGAATGACAATACCACGACGACGACGACGACGACTACAGCAACAAATAATGTTATGGGAAACgataaagaagatgatgaagaaggtgGATTTCATAAGATCGTTTCTAAAACTTTAGATCGATTAAAGGAGAATGATAAAAAGATTAATGATAAACTTtctgatgaaaataatggtggaaaaaagaataaaaatgttTCATCATCCGAGAATGGCAATCCAGACGATATATTATCCAGTTTATTAGATCAATTAGTACAAGGAGGGGAACAAGGAGAAGGAGATATTGGTGAAGATGGAATGGATAATGccatattaaatatattaaatcaaaTGTCATCAAAAGAAGTTTTACATCAACCCATGAAGGAGATGTATTtagaatttgatgaatgGTTTAAAGATCATCgagaagaggaagaatttaaagataagATTGTAACGTATGATAAacaatatttgataattggTAAAATAGTTACACTCTATGAGAAGGATGATTATACTAATGATTTATATCGAGATGAAATTACGaatttattagatgaattagaaCAATTAGGTGATACACCAGTAGGGAATGTCAATGCTGGTGCTGCCAATGGaagtagtaataataataccactATGGAtgatttttccaaattattaaatattgatGGATTAGGAGATGACAATATGGATggatttgatgaaaaattaaaagatacCTGTAATCAGCAGTAG
- the UBC9 gene encoding E2 SUMO-conjugating protein UBC9 (similar to Saccharomyces cerevisiae UBC9 (YDL064W); ancestral locus Anc_4.249) yields MSSLCLQRLQEERKKWRKDHPFGFFAKPTKKTDGTMNLQKWEAGIPGKEGTLWAEGVYPITIEYPNEYPSKPPKVKLPAGFYHPNVYPSGTICLSILNEEQDWRPAITLKQICLGIQDLLDSPNPNSPAQEPAWRSFSKNKVEYEKKVALQAKQYAK; encoded by the exons ATGAGTAGTTTATGTTTACAACGTTTACAAGAAGAAAG AAAGAAATGGAGAAAAGATCATCCTTTTGGATTCTTTGCCAAACCAACTAAAAAGACAGATGGGACCATGAATCTACAAAAATGGGAAGCTGGTATACCAGGTAAAGAAGGTACACTTTGGGCAGAAGGTGTCTACCCCATCACAATAGAATACCCCAACGAATATCCATCTAAACCACCAAAGGTGAAATTACCAGCTGGATTCTACCATCCAAATGTTTATCCAAGTGGTACCATCTGTTTGAGTATCTTAaatgaagaacaagatTGGAGACCTGCGATCActttgaaacaaatttGTTTGGGGATACAAGATCTTTTGGATTCTCCGAATCCAAATTCTCCTGCCCAAGAGCCTGCTTGGAGAAGTTTCTCAAAGAATAAAGTGGAATATGAGAAAAAAGTAGCTCTTCAGGCTAAACAATATGctaaataa
- the RAD59 gene encoding Rad59p (similar to Saccharomyces cerevisiae RAD59 (YDL059C); ancestral locus Anc_4.239), whose amino-acid sequence MSSFQSNHVSYEGTVYSTRPGLELQDFQLEEDWNGRPASEWSVTRIGILQSKIEKYTYKIYHSNRFGKHNLSKLIARHKLVEFANETFGFDGWHMDVIDIDARELLNSSAKVNLTKTIGTNTNNNENSEDNDRKPKKIGIKDDEESKDNDNGDHNIKHTVLAEAQVRITLKDGTNTQMGGIGKATMPFKGDSFSKAKKEAVNDALKKALLSFEKIILDYETKVENNYYVDGLYVNKIKQTNFETIHDSNTNNNDISVPSRIKQEEF is encoded by the coding sequence ATGAGCTCATTTCAATCAAATCACGTTTCATATGAAGGAACGGTTTATTCAACCAGACCTGGTTtagaattacaagatttccaattagaagaagattgGAATGGTAGACCTGCAAGTGAATGGTCAGTAACTAGGATTGGAATATTACAATCAAAGATTGAGAAATATACTTATAAGATTTATCATAGTAATCGATTTGGGAAACATAATTTATCTAAACTTATAGCTAGACATAAACTCGTTGAGTTTGCTAATGAGACTTTTGGATTTGATGGATGGCATATGGATGTAATAGACATAGATGCAAGAGAACTATTAAATTCATCTGCAAAGGTTAATTTGACGAAAACGATAGGAACcaatacaaataataatgaaaacagTGAAGATAATGATCGAAAACCTAAGAAGATTGGGATTAaggatgatgaagaaagtaaagataatgataatggagACCATAATATAAAACATACCGTGTTAGCTGAAGCTCAAGTACGAATAACGTTAAAGGATGGTACGAATACACAAATGGGAGGAATTGGGAAAGCTACAATGCCATTTAAGGGAGATAGTTTTAGTAAGGCTAAGAAGGAAGCAGTCAATGATGCTTTGAAAAAGGCTTTGTtaagttttgaaaagatcATACTAGATTACGAGACAAAAgtagaaaataattattatgTTGATGGATTATATGTGAATAAAatcaaacaaacaaattttgaaactaTACATGACAgtaatacaaataataatgatatttccGTACCTTCAAGGATTAAACAAGAAGAGTTTTAA